The Suricata suricatta isolate VVHF042 chromosome 4, meerkat_22Aug2017_6uvM2_HiC, whole genome shotgun sequence genome includes a region encoding these proteins:
- the MCFD2 gene encoding multiple coagulation factor deficiency protein 2, whose translation MRSLRLLRTPFLCGLLWAFCAPGAGAEEPGASFSHPGSMGLDKNTVHDQEHIMEHLEGVINKPEAEMSPQELQLHYFKMHDYDGNNLLDGLELSTAITHVHKEEANEQAPPMSEAELINLIDGVLRDDDKNNDGYIDYAEFAKSLQ comes from the exons ATGAGATCTCTGCGGCTGCTCAGAACCCCCTTCCTGTGTGGCCTGCTCTGGGCCTTCTGTGCTCCAGGTGCCGGGGCTGAGGAGCCTGGGGCCAGCTTCTCCCATCCCGGCAGCATGGGCCTGGATAAGAATACAGTGCATGACCAAGA GCATATCATGGAACATCTAGAAGGTGTCATCAACAAACCAGAGGCGGAGATGTCCCCACAAGAACTGCAGCTCCATTATTTCAAAATGCATGATTATGATGGCAATAATTTGCTTGACGGCCTGGAGCTCTCCACAGCCATCACTCACGTCCATAAGGAG gaAGCGAATGAACAGGCACCGCCAATGAGTGAAGCTGAACTGATTAATCTAATAGATGGTGTGTTGAGAGATGATGACAAAAACAATGATGGATACATTGACTATGCGGAATTTGCAAAATCACTGCAGTAG